The following are encoded in a window of Helicoverpa armigera isolate CAAS_96S chromosome 24, ASM3070526v1, whole genome shotgun sequence genomic DNA:
- the LOC110377281 gene encoding uncharacterized protein LOC110377281 isoform X2 — MSDLVLHKTTSTENETANANSHFNEQEDSNTATDMDLVKQKETVKPGPLKIAANSTLLCIDIENSQEEPADDNADDRLVAVPELKLHVTSQRAKRRKYTILGVYDYLFGPPQRQPPDYSRYTSQLWRQQQPVPQPQQTIWTQYGPGSGYYHRGQNANHGENPNQGQYPNQGNPYPHGDGGYQGAFGYDGGGPLLYDPGSRNSFVRLVMGLVLLMLLATAAFLAIVLTMVVLIIVNCAMMCSPCARRPPCNFVCLALATASMSVFAARVTCHYRTEIILYAVIATTTVVLVCVLLAFSSFDFTSYMLYIIAIATAFSVLAIIVLVTLVLTGTFMKPVIIVVLSVGTFIQIVLLTMELQMVLGGKTIELSESDYALAAFLIYTSILDIFTKLVHVLGLSSN; from the exons atgaGTGATTTGGTGCTCCATAAAACCACAAGTACAGAAAATGAAACTGCAAATGCGAACAGTCATTTTAATGAACAAGAAGACTCTAATACTGCCACTGATATGGATTTGgtcaaacaaaaagaaacagtTAAGCCGGGACCGTTAAAAATAGCTGCAAACAGTACTTTATTATGTATCGATATTGAAAATAGTCAAGAGGAACCAGCTGATGATAATGCAGATGATAGATTAGTAGCCGTGCCGGAGCTAAAGTTGCATGTGACGAGCCAGAGGGCCAAGAGGCGAAAGTATACAATACTGGGCGTGTATGATTACTTGTTTGGGCCTCCGCAACGCCAACCTCCGGATTACTCGAGGTACACAAGCCAGCTGTGGCGTCAGCAACAGCCAGTGCCGCAGCCACAGCAAACAATATGGACTCAGTATG GTCCAGGTTCAGGATATTATCATCGAGGACAAAATGCAAACCACGGTGAAAATCCAAACCAAGGTCAATATCCGAATCAAGGTAACCCATACCCTCACGGTGACGGTGGGTACCAAGGAGCATTTGGGTATGATGGAGGAGGGCCTCTGCTTTACGATCCTGGATCTCGTAACTCTTTCGTTCGTCTTGTAATGGGACTGGTGCTGTTAATGTTACTTGCCACTGCTGCTTTCCTTGCAATCGTTTTGACGAT GGTAGTCCTGATTATAGTGAATTGTGCTATGATGTGTTCACCATGCGCGAGACGTCCTCCCTGTAACTTCGTTTGCTTGGCTTTGGCG ACAGCTTCAATGAGTGTATTCGCAGCGAGAGTAACATGTCATTATCGAACTGAAATTATATTGTATGCAGTAATTGCTACTACCACAGTTGTATTGGTTTGCGTTCTTCTGGCTTTTTCAAGT TTTGATTTCACAAGCTACATGCTGTATATAATCGCAATTGCTACAGCCTTTTCTGTGCTTGCCATAATAGTACTTGTCACGCTGGTGCTAACGGGCACTTTTATGAAGCCTGTGATCATTGTTGTATTGTCGGTAGGGACTTTTATACAAATTGTG TTACTCACGATGGAACTTCAAATGGTTTTAGGGGGTAAAACAATAGAGTTGAGCGAATCTGATTACGCTCTTGCTGcatttcttatttatacatCCATACTTGATATATTCACGAAATTGGTTCATGTGTTAGGATTGTCCAGTAACTGA
- the LOC110377281 gene encoding uncharacterized protein LOC110377281 isoform X3, whose protein sequence is MSDLVLHKTTSTENETANANSHFNEQEDSNTATDMDLVKQKETVKPGPLKIAANSTLLCIDIENSQEEPADDNADDRLVAVPELKLHVTSQRAKRRKYTILGVYDYLFGPPQRQPPDYSRYTSQLWRQQQPVPQPQQTIWTQYGPGSGYYHRGQNANHGENPNQGQYPNQGNPYPHGDGGYQGAFGYDGGGPLLYDPGSRNSFVRLVMGLVLLMLLATAAFLAIVLTIPEVKDFFERCGWLILFPAMVVLIIVNCAMMCSPCARRPPCNFVCLALATASMSVFAARVTCHYRTEIILYAVIATTTVVLVCVLLAFSSFDFTSYMLYIIAIATAFSVLAIIVLVTLVLTGTFMKPVIIVVLSVGTFIQIVMELKNFNKGGVCKIIENYYDHTDSD, encoded by the exons atgaGTGATTTGGTGCTCCATAAAACCACAAGTACAGAAAATGAAACTGCAAATGCGAACAGTCATTTTAATGAACAAGAAGACTCTAATACTGCCACTGATATGGATTTGgtcaaacaaaaagaaacagtTAAGCCGGGACCGTTAAAAATAGCTGCAAACAGTACTTTATTATGTATCGATATTGAAAATAGTCAAGAGGAACCAGCTGATGATAATGCAGATGATAGATTAGTAGCCGTGCCGGAGCTAAAGTTGCATGTGACGAGCCAGAGGGCCAAGAGGCGAAAGTATACAATACTGGGCGTGTATGATTACTTGTTTGGGCCTCCGCAACGCCAACCTCCGGATTACTCGAGGTACACAAGCCAGCTGTGGCGTCAGCAACAGCCAGTGCCGCAGCCACAGCAAACAATATGGACTCAGTATG GTCCAGGTTCAGGATATTATCATCGAGGACAAAATGCAAACCACGGTGAAAATCCAAACCAAGGTCAATATCCGAATCAAGGTAACCCATACCCTCACGGTGACGGTGGGTACCAAGGAGCATTTGGGTATGATGGAGGAGGGCCTCTGCTTTACGATCCTGGATCTCGTAACTCTTTCGTTCGTCTTGTAATGGGACTGGTGCTGTTAATGTTACTTGCCACTGCTGCTTTCCTTGCAATCGTTTTGACGAT ACCCGAAGTGAAGGACTTTTTCGAAAGGTGTGGATGGCTTATACTTTTTCCAGCAAT GGTAGTCCTGATTATAGTGAATTGTGCTATGATGTGTTCACCATGCGCGAGACGTCCTCCCTGTAACTTCGTTTGCTTGGCTTTGGCG ACAGCTTCAATGAGTGTATTCGCAGCGAGAGTAACATGTCATTATCGAACTGAAATTATATTGTATGCAGTAATTGCTACTACCACAGTTGTATTGGTTTGCGTTCTTCTGGCTTTTTCAAGT TTTGATTTCACAAGCTACATGCTGTATATAATCGCAATTGCTACAGCCTTTTCTGTGCTTGCCATAATAGTACTTGTCACGCTGGTGCTAACGGGCACTTTTATGAAGCCTGTGATCATTGTTGTATTGTCGGTAGGGACTTTTATACAAATTGTG ATGGAACTCAAAAATTTCAATAAAGGCGGTGTCTGCAAAATCATCGAAAATTATTATGACCACACCGATTCTGATTGA
- the LOC110377296 gene encoding uncharacterized protein LOC110377296, with protein sequence MWYMLHLAHFVVGLSLLVIVILSMCMICLENMRIGFRSSVGIFGTLFAFVIFSGAFFHMIYGYITSSKIFLTASATMFFVDIICIGVGCTAFDYTSYWMYAIVVVPGLAIYYPIYLGLPRLLSEFFFPIDERLDPNDFTWTTILIVILLPVTVAELHILLDEDAIELAEDDYMFGGYLLLICLIDFPIRFLRKKGFLGEKEERDDEE encoded by the exons ATGTGGTATATGCTGCACCTTGCCCACTTTGTAGTGGGACTTTCATT attGGTTATCGTGATTCTATCGATGTGTATGATTTGTCTTGAGAACATGCGCATAGGTTTCAGAAGTTCAGTGGGAATTTTCGGCACG CTGTTcgcgtttgttattttttccgGTGCATTTTTCCACATGATATATGGTTATATCactagttcaaaaatatttttaactgcaaGTGCGACTATGTTCTTTGTGgatattatttgtattggaGTGGGTTGCACAGCG tttgacTACACGAGTTATTGGATGTACGCAATTGTGGTGGTTCCTGGTCTAGCCATTTACTATCCAATATATTTAGGTTTACCCAGATTGCTTAGCGAATTCTTTTTTCCTATAGATGAAAGATTGGATCCTAATGATTTCACGTGGACGACTATACTCATCGTGATTTTACTGCCG gtcaCTGTCGCTGAATTGCATATTTTACTCGATGAGGATGCAATTGAATTAGCTGAGGACGACTATATGTTCGGAGGATACCTACTATTGATATGCCTTATTGACTTTCCTATAAGATTTTTGCGGAAGAAGGGCTTTCTAGGTGAAAAAGAAGAACGAGATGATGAAgagtag
- the LOC110377280 gene encoding uncharacterized protein LOC110377280 yields MSSNTSSKESHASENEDKTTKTETVDNKLTTVELGEVINDDNARQEHGANDKVINVDKMTILDVNISKEMAQGQLTGKQPVVKPPHYWVQFNFAQGNQIPMDGIPLDYDPDRNFFVRIVFSIVLFMLILTAGFVAFVYLTDAKRLYIRYGMFFMIIGMVGMLSLNYAMMCSQCTRVPPCNFVCLFLAVSFMSLIAAYVTIRYRTQIVLLALLATIVTVIVCVCLACTRFDFTRFLLYVIVISVAFGVIVMIISITMLVTGTRFTPLVLAILIIGTLLNVVILIMELQMILGGRTVELSEDDYALGAFMLYTSIVDIFLRLVQILGIVDNS; encoded by the exons ATGAGCAGTAACACATCCAGCAAAGAAAGCCATGCTTCCGAAAATGAAGACAAAACCACCAAAACTGAAACTGTAGATAACAAATTGACTACTGTGGAACTTGGTGAAGTTATAAATGATGATAACGCGAGGCAAGAGCACGGAGCCAATGATAAAGTCATCAATGTGGATAAAATGACAATCCTTGATGTAAATATTTCGAAAGAGATGGCTCAAGGACAGTTAACGGGCAAACAACCAGTTGTTAAGCCTCCTCATTACTGGGTGCAGTTCAATT TTGCTCAAGGCAATCAGATACCAATGGACGGTATCCCTTTGGACTATGACCCGGATAGAAACTTTTTCGTCCGGATAGTTTTTTCTATAGTACTGTTTATGTTGATCCTAACTGCTGGTTTTGTTGCTTTCGTATACCTGAC gGATGCAAAGCGATTATATATCCGTTATGGGAtgttttttatgattattggaAT gGTAGGTATGTTAAGCCTAAATTACGCTATGATGTGCAGTCAATGTACGAGAGTGCCGCcttgtaattttgtttgtttatttcttgcG GTTAGTTTCATGAGTCTCATAGCGGCATACGTTACTATAAGATACAGAACCCAGATCGTATTGCTGGCCTTGTTGGCTACGATAGTGACCGTTATCGTGTGCGTATGTTTGGCATGCACAAGA TTTGACTTCACAAGATTTTTGTTATATGTGATTGTGATATCTGTGGCATTCGGCGTTATAGTTATGATAATAAGTATCACGATGTTAGTGACAGGTACCAGGTTCACGCCTCTGGTATTGGCTATACTCATCATTGGCACTCTTTTGAATGTTGtg ATACTAATCATGGAACTGCAAATGATACTCGGAGGCAGAACAGTGGAGTTGAGTGAAGATGACTACGCTTTGGGCGCTTTCATGCTCTATACGTCTATAGTCGATATATTCCTGCGCTTGGTACAGATATTAGGCATAGTTGATAATTCATGA
- the LOC110377281 gene encoding uncharacterized protein LOC110377281 isoform X1, which translates to MSDLVLHKTTSTENETANANSHFNEQEDSNTATDMDLVKQKETVKPGPLKIAANSTLLCIDIENSQEEPADDNADDRLVAVPELKLHVTSQRAKRRKYTILGVYDYLFGPPQRQPPDYSRYTSQLWRQQQPVPQPQQTIWTQYGPGSGYYHRGQNANHGENPNQGQYPNQGNPYPHGDGGYQGAFGYDGGGPLLYDPGSRNSFVRLVMGLVLLMLLATAAFLAIVLTIPEVKDFFERCGWLILFPAMVVLIIVNCAMMCSPCARRPPCNFVCLALATASMSVFAARVTCHYRTEIILYAVIATTTVVLVCVLLAFSSFDFTSYMLYIIAIATAFSVLAIIVLVTLVLTGTFMKPVIIVVLSVGTFIQIVLLTMELQMVLGGKTIELSESDYALAAFLIYTSILDIFTKLVHVLGLSSN; encoded by the exons atgaGTGATTTGGTGCTCCATAAAACCACAAGTACAGAAAATGAAACTGCAAATGCGAACAGTCATTTTAATGAACAAGAAGACTCTAATACTGCCACTGATATGGATTTGgtcaaacaaaaagaaacagtTAAGCCGGGACCGTTAAAAATAGCTGCAAACAGTACTTTATTATGTATCGATATTGAAAATAGTCAAGAGGAACCAGCTGATGATAATGCAGATGATAGATTAGTAGCCGTGCCGGAGCTAAAGTTGCATGTGACGAGCCAGAGGGCCAAGAGGCGAAAGTATACAATACTGGGCGTGTATGATTACTTGTTTGGGCCTCCGCAACGCCAACCTCCGGATTACTCGAGGTACACAAGCCAGCTGTGGCGTCAGCAACAGCCAGTGCCGCAGCCACAGCAAACAATATGGACTCAGTATG GTCCAGGTTCAGGATATTATCATCGAGGACAAAATGCAAACCACGGTGAAAATCCAAACCAAGGTCAATATCCGAATCAAGGTAACCCATACCCTCACGGTGACGGTGGGTACCAAGGAGCATTTGGGTATGATGGAGGAGGGCCTCTGCTTTACGATCCTGGATCTCGTAACTCTTTCGTTCGTCTTGTAATGGGACTGGTGCTGTTAATGTTACTTGCCACTGCTGCTTTCCTTGCAATCGTTTTGACGAT ACCCGAAGTGAAGGACTTTTTCGAAAGGTGTGGATGGCTTATACTTTTTCCAGCAAT GGTAGTCCTGATTATAGTGAATTGTGCTATGATGTGTTCACCATGCGCGAGACGTCCTCCCTGTAACTTCGTTTGCTTGGCTTTGGCG ACAGCTTCAATGAGTGTATTCGCAGCGAGAGTAACATGTCATTATCGAACTGAAATTATATTGTATGCAGTAATTGCTACTACCACAGTTGTATTGGTTTGCGTTCTTCTGGCTTTTTCAAGT TTTGATTTCACAAGCTACATGCTGTATATAATCGCAATTGCTACAGCCTTTTCTGTGCTTGCCATAATAGTACTTGTCACGCTGGTGCTAACGGGCACTTTTATGAAGCCTGTGATCATTGTTGTATTGTCGGTAGGGACTTTTATACAAATTGTG TTACTCACGATGGAACTTCAAATGGTTTTAGGGGGTAAAACAATAGAGTTGAGCGAATCTGATTACGCTCTTGCTGcatttcttatttatacatCCATACTTGATATATTCACGAAATTGGTTCATGTGTTAGGATTGTCCAGTAACTGA